From Antechinus flavipes isolate AdamAnt ecotype Samford, QLD, Australia chromosome 1, AdamAnt_v2, whole genome shotgun sequence:
acaAACTTTATGGATGTAActagtgtggaaaggcttttagacaaaaaagagcttttattttaCATCAGATAATCCACACCAAAGAGAAACATTATAAATATAACCAGTAGGGAAAGGCTTTCACATATAAGAGTTATGTTTCTCAATATCAGATAGTCCACACTGCAGATAAATCTTATAATATCCCTTTGCCTGAGCTCCGTTTCCTCAATCCAGCTATCTCTTAGACATTCCTACTTCAGTTTTCTGCCAGGAACATGAAGTCAACAATTAGAAAATGACCTATTGAAGTTCATCTAGGAGGCACAGGAGATACAGTCCTGAGGTTGGAGTCACAAAGGACTGGATTCAAAGTCAATTTCAGAAATATACCAGGTAGTTCACTAACTCTTTCTCATTAGTAAAGTAGCAAATACTGTTATTATCCAGTTTATTCCCCATTTTGCCATCACAAATGTTATAAATGGTCCTGCCATTCTGATGATCCATGAGCTTCAgctctcttttctttgattttcattgACAATATTTGGAGGCTTCACACAGGGGGACCCACTATGTCTCAGGATAGCCCATTCCTCTCTGGGCCCACTTTAATTGTTACAAACCTTCCTGACATCAGGCCTACATTACCCTCTTTGTACCTTCTACTCGTGGCTGCCAGCTCTGCTCTCTGAGGCTGAACAGGAGAAAAGTCCTCCTGTACCTTGAGCTCAAGGTTCTTCACACTTCTGGAAGTGCATTTCTGTATACCTTAAAACTTATGGAGATCTTCTTAAACCCTGGTACTCAGAACTGAATTCAGCAATCCAGATGATGTCTGACAAGAGGACAGGGGGATCATGCCATACCTGTCCTTGCCTCTCTTCATGCAGCCCAAGATGGCAATGAAGTGATTACTGCATCCTAGTGATTATCCATGCTAAGCTTGTGGTCAATCCATTGAAACTTCCATCCTAGGAATACCTTTGTGGAATTGCTTCTTGGTAACTGGTGTGAGACTTTACAAATGTGagttatcctttttttcccctatattttaattttatcattttttttcaattgacaaGAATTTGTATTCTGTCCCTTACACTTCTCACtcattggaaaaaggaaaggacaaatcaAACTCTTGATAGAAAATATGCAAAGTCAAGCAAAAGAAATGCTCACATCAGTCATATTGAAAAATAGATacgcattcattcattcattcatattactCCCCTAGAATCctggttggtcattgcattgaacAGAGCCCTTGCAATTTTCAAAGTTCTTGTTctttcaaatgtttttgtttgtataatgTTGTTAGATGTATATCACAAAacaaagcaggggtagcaatcagaATCTCAGCAAAGCAAAAGTAGTACtaattaaaacagaaaagaaaggaaactacattttgctaaaaggtaccacagACAATAAAGCATATGTATAAGCATATAGGTACCCAATAATGCCatccatattttaaaagtcaaatgagttGAGGGAGGAAATAAGAAAACCATATTAGTAAGGGgtctcaaatttttattttcagaactagataaacctAACATAAAACAtacaagaaagaaatggagattaataacatattagaaaagttatgataaacctctggagaaaatgagtgggaatagaaacaaatatatttcttgaTGCTACATGGCCCCTCTGCTTCTATCTCATTCTACATTTCTTCAtcccttttttagttcttttgtagttttccttcctctcttggCCTTCAACTGGTCCTGTTAATTCACTTTTAATTCCAtccatttccccccctttctaatgagaatttccctaattgtccatGTTCCCTTCTTGTTTTACCTAGTTTCTCATTCTCTGATTCATAGCTCTTCTACTCCtctaatctttctcttttccctgtacacttcatataatcaaaagcCTCCAAGGTAGCCACTCTGAGCTCTGCCTTGTAGGTGCTTTGTGCCATTACTACTAACCTAATCCCAGAGATTCCTCTTTCCCATGGTGCCTTCCTTTCAAAATATTGTGTATTACTGCAGGTGATAGAGATGCTTGAAGGGAACATTGCCTCCTCATATTTGCCATCTcttgtccttttatttttcttccatattctCAACCTTATGTCCATGCTCTCCTAATCCTCTAGGTGCTAGTTCCCCTCCCCAGGGTGTCAACTCACCCAATCCCAAAACAAGTAATCTTTTCAGGTGCTAAATCTCCAAGTCTCTAGATGAGGTCTCTTATCACCTTTTAGAATATTCATCAATTCAAGGGGATTTACTGGCAATCTAAaaaactaggcctgtggccaaaaatattacatccagcaaaattatctataatattcaaCGAATAAAAATAAACGTTCCAccaacttgcagatttttaggactttcttagtagaaaaatttacatataaagcCAATATCCAAGATTAACTTAAAGGAATTTGACATGGACAAATTATGTTTACTACATGGAAATGGATACTATATATTTACAACTGACATCAagaattgggtagctcaaaagaaagatttatacaattaAAGTGCAGAGatagaatagacacagaggcattagaggtaGGAAGAAGACTCGTAGTTCTGAAAACTTGTtcatatcaggaatgggttaaatagacaactatatatatatatatacataacatatacacacatatacatatatacatatacacacatatacatatgtgtgtgtgtgtataatatatagattatataaagaTTAAGTACTCTTGAGATCAGTACAAGAAATACATCCAGTATGGGttataattaattaaatcaaattaattgaattagaatttaaaaaggaGATGCTGGGGTCCTAGTAGTGTCACCCTTctgtggttaaaaaaaacaaaaaacaccaccAACATTCCGTCTGCAATAAGAACAtggactcagtttcccccttgGCATTAGATGTAGTGAAATTTACAAAACTGTTGCCACCAGTGAAGTACCAccccattgataacactcactactgattaaatTCTCTATAGAGCTAAAGAGTAGTCCACAGACAcctattcatttctaaaattctgtatTCAAATTGGCCCAATTTCAATTGTCCCAAGCTCTGCCCATAAAACTAAGTCCCACCAACAAACCTTTTTACAGAATCTCCTGATTGTACTAGGGGCTTTTGTCCATGAAGAGAGTCTCTTTCTTAGTgatattcagaaataaattttcctattctttgccacaGAAAACTGGGGATTGTGAATTCTTGTGGTGGGGACTTCTCtggctctctgtttctctgtctctcttccttttcctcctcaagCTCAGATTTGCACCTCATTACTACAAGGATAACTTGGATGGAGAGCATTGAGCAGTAATGATCTGTCTCTCACCAGTGCTCCTTCTTGGAGCCTGATTCCATCTCCTATACTTTATTCTCACCAGTTTTTCTGAAACGCTGATCCCTAATGATGAATTCATGCCCTCCTTTTCTACTGGCTCCTTTCCTCCTTTACCAGGACCAAACCTCTCCAATGCCCTGTTCTTACTCAGTCTCCCCTCCCAATGCATGCTCCAGAAGGCCTGCTTCCCAGTCCAAAGAATAATCAACATGGTGGAGCCAACATGGTCTAGCATCGCGGGAACTCTACCAGATTCCCCTCAGATTATGAAATAATGCCTCAGAATGAATTCTGGGGAGGGAGAATCAACATAAGGACAAGGTGAAACATGTTTCCAGCCCAGAAGTTCAGCAGGAAAGCTCTGTCTCACTGAGATCAAGGGAAGGTTCTGTTCAGCATAGGTGGCTCCGGGGTTAGGAAGGAGCAGTCAGACTGCCCCCCAGCAAAGCAGGACTTTGAGTCCAGCCCCAGACAGGCCACCAACCAGACCCCAAGCCCCAAGGCAAGAAGCTTGGGAAAGTGTCCCCTTAGCCCCGGATCACAGCCCAACTTTAACAGGAATTTTAGAAGTCATGAAGTAGACTGGAAAAATGCGCGCgggcgcacacacacacacgcacacacacacacccccccaaAAAGGAGCAGACCATAGAAAGATAGGtgacaaggaaaaggaaaagtgggaaaagattgCTGAATTAAAAAGGACCTTGTAAGTTTCTCATGAGCCTCACACACTAGATGGAAGTGACCGTAGTGACCTTGCCTATTTCTGTTCTGCTTAGCTGGGCAGCGCACATGGGAGGTGCTTCTACAGAAAAGATCAGTTAATGTTCCCCGAAATACTGATCCTGGAAGGTCCCTGTAAACCCTTTCCCACCATTCTGTATATTCCTGTTATTCCCACTACTTATACATCCCAAGCCCTTCCCCATCATAGCCATCCGGTTATGAGGctatgaaaatagaatttttttttttgctacaacaGCTGCCCGAGGACGTCACCGCTTTCTTTTTGCCTCTGAATCCTATGTAAACGCTGTCTTTCAGTCACTAGGGACCGAATGATTTTTGAACACGATTTCGGATTTTGAACATGAATGACTCGGTCGGCTAGCCTAAACGCaccaaaaatgaaagattaaaaagcagtctcttcttgcctcagttcctctggCATGACAACATGAAGTCAGAGTTGGCTAcgtgtaaaaacaaaaattacacgTGGATGAATCTGTGCTCAGGAGTTACTGGAGGAAGCTCCAGAGAGCGGAGGGAAGATCGGAAAAAAAAGGGGGTAACGGAAGTGGCGGGCCTGGGAGGAGTTGGGGAGGAAGAGACCATTGTGCCGGGGTCATAGCCTGCAATCTTGGCCCTTGGGGGTGCGGAGAAGAAGGCTCCACCCTTTTGAGATGGATAGAACGGGACTCTGAGGACAAGGAAGACCCTCCAGAGTGGTTTGGGGAAAGCTGGAAGTCTTGGACCTGCTGTCTCTCTGCCTGCCCGTTAGTCGTTCTCCCTTCCCGGCAGCCCCGATCGCTTTGTCTTCTGGAAGCCAGAACCGTGCTTGCATCTCGCAGGTAGGTCGGGGCCGGCTTTCCCCACCCTTGTGGGCTTCCGCGGGGTGTCCCGCCCTCTGGGTCTCCTCCTCCTCTAACCTTAAGTCTTGCTGCTGGATGAGCTCCCCACTACCCCAGCTTGCTGGCTCCCGCTACCCAGATTTACCTCCCGGATTTCAGACTTTGCCCCTAAGGATCCGGGAGTCATGATTTCAGCCTTCTGATCAGGATCCAGGGGTCCCGTCTCCCTGTGCCCGGGGAGATTGCTTAGAGATCCAGATTCTCCTTCAGACTCAGTGCCTTTAAGGATCCTCGAGTCCCGCCTTCCTACCCCCAGGAACCCACTTTGGACCCAATGATCACAGCTCTTTCCTGCTCCCCCTTAACTGAAGCCGGGCTCTTGGGCTGCTTCCCGTCCTCCAGCTTGTGGCTCTGTCTGCACTTTTCCTTTAGAGACTCCAAGCCCAGGCTCCACCAGAGCGTCCCAGTAGTCCTTCCCAGCTCTTTCCCAGCCTCAGCTCTCTCTGGAGCACTTCTGTCTCTCTAATGGCCTTGACCTCCATGCCAGGACCGTCTGTCTTGCCTCCCAGACCCTCCCCTTCCGTCCTTGGACCCTTTTCTCTCTGAACCCTCAGATCTCTGTCCTAGACTGGGTCTGGACTTTCCAGGTGACTCCAGCTGTGCTCAGAAAAGTACAGAATTGAAAACCTTAGGTGTAACTAATGTTATTCTGGCCTTTGGTGGTTGCTACATTTGTGAGGCAATTAAGGGTGGGAGCAGCAGGACTCTGAGGTACAGAAAGACTAGGGACCAGTTAGAGGAACTTTACAAAATGGAGTCAActtgtttacttttctttgtacagAGGGAGCCTGGAGCCAGAGGGAATGGGCCCTGGGAGCCTCAGACCTCCTCAGGTGAGTGCAGTCCATTGAGAGCTGACCAACATCAACTATCAATCATTTCCCTTGACATGGGGGATAGTGTGTTAAGCTGGGAATAACTTACTTATGGATTGTCTCTTTATAAAAGTGGTTATTATGTTAACACAGTAGGAAAAACACTGTTCTGCTCTTCTGTGTTTTTGACTGattgagattttaattttaatatcgtTACAGTTATACTTATTTTAGGTTTATTAACTCATTTTTCTGAGGACTACTTTAGCAGATTCTTAGaaatttaggaatattatttaatcattgtcctttttatttttttcaatattatcatTTCAGAAATCTATTCTGTGACCTAGTCATTATTTAATATGTCAATGGAAGTTCTCCCTTTAGGTTTATATCTTTACTCAGTGATCCCTGAATCAATTtgcattcttatttctttagggAATGAAAAGATGTATGAATTATTTCTTCCTATTTACCTTTGATTGCAAGATGTCTTTATCCCAATGGTTAATTTTTATGGAAGTTCCTTGTGTGACAAGAAAATTGTATATTCCTCTGTTGCTCCATTTCGAAGATGCCATAAGGCTTTTACCTCCAGTTGCTTTAgacatttgttcatttcttctgCTTACATTTCATTCTACATTTCTTATGTAGAAGAGGTAGCTCTTTCCTTTTAGTTCTCTTGtagtttcctttcctcttttgccCTTCAACTAATCctgtttgttaaatttttaaatttcatccatttttcttttcctttccaagaTGGATTGCTCCTTCTTGTCATTGTCCATCTTCCCTTTCTGTTTTGCCTAATTTCTCATTCTCTGGCTCATAGTCCCCCTACTTCTCtggtctttctcttctccctgcaTATTTCATAcaatccaaagcctccaaagtATCCACTCTGAGCTCTGACCTTTAGATGCTTTCTGCTACTGGATCTAGGACAACCTCCCCAGATTCCTCTTTCCCATGGTGCCTTCCTTTCAGAATATTGTGTATCACAGGAGCTGTCAGGGAGAACATGGCTCCATAGCTGGGAACATTGCCTCCTGATATTtgccctctcttcttcctttaccttTCTTCCACATTCTCTTAGAAATCTCAGTCCTGGCTTTTCAGGCACCAAACCTCTAAGCCTCAGGGAGAAGTCCCTTTTGTCCTCTAAGAATATTTTTAGTGGAACCCCCTCCCATCTCCACAGTCAAGCCTCTTCTCTTTTGCACCTTTTCAATCTTTCCGCATTCCTCCCCCATTCCCTAGGTGctcttctctttccaaatctATGAGGTTCATGTACTcaattcccatttttctcttttattttccatcCTTTCAGTCTCTCCTCTACGATTTTCTGTTCTCTGTTTTTAGGCCACAACTCTCTCTTACTATCTGACcccttcttctctgtcttctttacTTGATATTAGATTCCCATCTTTATTGTGGAATATTTACAGGTAGGGAGTGCATTAGCCCCACCtcatcttgctaaagggtggcTGTGGGATGCTTGAAGTTTGTAGTAGCTTCTCTTGGAACGGGGAGGTAAGGAATCAGAGATCAGTTATCCATCTGAATGGGATGGTGTGAGATCTCTCAGAAAATTGAGCAAAGCTGCTCCCACCTTAAAGCTAACACAGGCCCAAGTTTCACCTCCTGCAGAATCAAGTGAGTTAATGGAAAACCCATCCACTCTTCATTGCCAAATCAGGTATTATCTAGTAAGGGGAGGTTTGAATTAATTGGCTGCCTTTTGGTTTCCAAGGCAGATTATCTCACTTAGACTGTATGTTCTGAAGCCCAGCCAATGGGCTTGAAGATCAGCAGGGTAGGTGGGGGATTTCTGTGCTGGGCTCTATAAGCCCTACTCTCGGCCTTTGTATCCATTTTTGTCTCCTCACGTGGATTGCCCAAATGGGGAAACACTCTTCTGGAGAACATATAAGAAACTTTTTATTTGCTCCTAGAGATGGCTCCACATTAGGTTAGAGTCATCTCTGTCTCATACCAGACAAAACCTCCTCTGGGATATCCTATGGCTGCCCATAGTTCAGTCAGCAGGGGCACTCTGCCTCTTGGTGACTTATTCCTTACCCATAATGCTATGCATTATCTCCTCTAACTTTCactgcttcccaaccccacttctccctACAGATAATACACCCTTTCAGGATTAGCCTGCCAGCTGAGGacaggccccaacctcatgggtaaatgtgagttccactgaggaccTTGTCTTTCATaggctctcccactctatttcacaTTTAACATTATTGTATCCCTTATGTGTATACCCCACACCATCAATCACAACACTATAAAGTGCTTTTGGCAAAATTCAGTCAGACTTTTAACACTCTCATTTCAGGAGCTGACTCTAACACTCTGAAATGGTGTGATCTTTGAGCAGATCCTTTCTCTGCTTTGTTTCCTGATGTAAATTAAGAGTTAAGGTTCACCTAAACCTAATTCTGAAGTGTCTTCCAGCTCTACATCTCATGACTTTTGGTGCTTTAGGAGTGGGTGACGTTCAgggatgtggctgtggactttACCCAGGAGGAGTGGGGCCTCTTGGACCCTCCCCAGAAGGAGATGTACAGGGAGGTCATGGTGGAGAATGCTTGGCACCTGCTGTCCCTGGGTAAGGACATTTCCCCTGCTAACTATGAATCTGCAATCAAATAGCCTATCATTATGCCCTAGGGTACAGTTTTTTTTGGGGCAGTACCAGTTAGAAAGGAGAAAGTGCTGGTTGGCTGTGTCCAAGCAAGAGGGTCCTCCTGTATGTCTTTACTTTGGTTGATAGGAACACATCTCAGAGATTATTTTGACTAAGTGGACATGAATTTGTCTGCCAAAGCTGTGGAAATATCTCGGGCAGCTTTGCCTTACAACCCCTTGCTCTTTGGGATGGCTCTAGGATTTggaatattcttctttttaatggCCATCAAGTTTTAGCCCCTAGTACCTAGTTGTCCCCAGTACAGAAAATTTGTCCATGATCTTCCTTCTTGCCCTCAAATTCTAGTACAAGTGGTGGGAAAGAAATGGGAGGAAAGCAGCATTTCCTTTGCCAGGTGCTGTGCCATATCCtttctttaaaacagaaattttaaaattagtgaaaaaaaataaatgagcaaagaGGAAAAACTGATGACTGATGATATGCAGAACATAATttgacatatatgtgtatctgcATGGTTGCATAGGTATACCATATATATTTCTCTGTAATGGCAGACACCTCTCGGGTGAGGgcaggaaactgaaggaaaaacatttataattttgttatctatttGAAAGTAACAGCAATTTGTATATGTAGATTTATCATTTCATGGtccattatcttttatttttactatattatggaaatgcttgtttctaaattaaagataaaatattatgtcTAGTCAACATATTGCCCTTATAATTTAGGTGACATTGTTACTTTCTTTtgagagtaaactgaggcaaacacgtTATAATAAACTTACCAGGGAGTTAAGCTACTAAATATCCAAGGCCTAATTTAAGCTCAGGTACTCCTGCCTCTATGCCCATGTCTCTCTCCACTCCCCTATCAGCTCCACCTAATGTCTAGATAATGGAAACTCAGGAACGAGTCAGTCCTTCTCTGAAGAAGGGGTTCCAGGTTAAGGTCTGGCTCAAGGCTGCTCAGGCTCAAGAACCCTATTTACCCAGGTCTGGGGTTAGAAATTTCTGCCACAATGGAACCTAAGAGGataggaggtgggggaagaaCATTTGCCTCTTTCTGAGAACACCTTGTACAACAGCCTGATGGGGCAAACCCTATCATGGGTTACTAGCATTACAGGCACTAGTGGGTGACCATAGACTCACATGTTTGAAAAGAAGGGGGTCAATCTCTTAATGGAGCATCTCTGGATCCTCACCCCATTCCCTAAATTTCAAgcttctttccttcatccctaACTGCTTTCCATGCCCAGGGCTTCCAGTTCCTAGAGAAGATGTGATCTCTTATTTTGAGCAAAGGGAAGTACCCTGGATGCTGCACCCAGAAGGCCTGAGGAGCTGCCCTCCAGGTGAGTGAGGAGAAAGCAGGGACATGAGAGTTGTGCTTACAAGAGACTTCTAGGAGCCATCATGAAGTGAAAGCTTGGTTTGGGGGAGGAAGAGCAGCCTTGGAATATTTTCAGATATGTTTTGTCATTGGCTTCCTGGACTAGTcattgaatctcagtttcccatctataaaatgagaggcttgCACTCCATGGCCTTGTGGGTGCCAACTCCCAGTGATCATCTGTGGTCCTATAAGCATCATTGCTTGGAATCTGGGGCAGTGGAATTCTCCTGAAGGAGCCAAAAGGGCTCAGGCTGTCCGAGTGAGCCATTTCTTAGGACttggagtaaaaaaaattatgtgccTGCTCCATGCCGGGCCCTGGGCTAAGCACCAGGAACAGAAAGAGATGCAAGGGACATCTGTTCTCATGGAAGTCACAGACTGTGGGGGAGACAATCTACTAGCAACTCTGTAGAAACTCACTGTGGACCaggaaaattgtttaaatttaggGCCTTAGGAGGGCACTAATTAGTGAGGATAATAATGGTTTAAGGAGAGTATCATTGAGAAGAAAATAGTCAACATGAAATAAAACAGTGAGCATTTGTAAGACACCTTCTGTGTGCCATGCACTAGATAAATAtggtctcattttatcctcatgagaACCCTAGGTCTTAGGTGCTAGTATTAGCCTCATTTTAGACataaactgaggaaaagagaggTCCTGTAACTGGACTAGCAAGCTTCTGAGATGTGAATAAAGCTGGGTTCTTATTGATTCCAGGCCCTATGTACAGTTTTTCCACTGTCCCCAGTGGAAAATAGAAGAATCAGACAAGGTATCATGGAGAGATGGagtttcactttttaaaactctaatcaattaaatttttgctaattatttaaaaagaatgtgTCTCTGTGAGTGCATGcctgcatgcatgcatgtgtgcttgtgttttgtctgtctttgttttattctttgttatgttttttcccccagaaaaagAGATCAGACTTGAAATGAAGGAACGTACTACAGAGCAAAGCCTTTCAGTGGTAGAATCTCTCAAACCAAGATTCATTAGTAACAGTCCTGCTAACTTCACTTGGAAAGATATTCTTGATACACTTAAGAAAATACACATTGGAGAGAAATCTTATAAATATAATCGAAGTAGAAAGGCTTTCACAGAAAGTGGAACTCTTACTAGACATTTACAGAGAATTTAccctggagagaaaccttatgaatgtaacctgTGTGGAAAGGCTTTTGCAAATCAGGGAGCTTTTACGGTACATCAAAGGAcccacactggggagaaaccttataaatgtaatcaatgtggaaaaacTTTTAGACAAAATGGAGCTCTCACAGTACATCacagaattcatactggagagaaaccttataaatgtaatcagtgtgggaaGGCTTTTACACAAATGGGACCTCTTAcagcacatcagagaatccacactggagagaacccttatgaatgtaaccagtgtggaaaggcttttacacaaaAGGGAACTCTTactgcacatcagagaatccatactggagagaaaccttataaatgtaaccagtg
This genomic window contains:
- the LOC127545924 gene encoding zinc finger protein OZF-like isoform X1 → MGPGSLRPPQEWVTFRDVAVDFTQEEWGLLDPPQKEMYREVMVENAWHLLSLGLPVPREDVISYFEQREVPWMLHPEGLRSCPPEKEIRLEMKERTTEQSLSVVESLKPRFISNSPANFTWKDILDTLKKIHIGEKSYKYNRSRKAFTESGTLTRHLQRIYPGEKPYECNLCGKAFANQGAFTVHQRTHTGEKPYKCNQCGKTFRQNGALTVHHRIHTGEKPYKCNQCGKAFTQMGPLTAHQRIHTGENPYECNQCGKAFTQKGTLTAHQRIHTGEKPYKCNQCGKAFPKMGALIGHQRIHTGEKPYECNQCGKTFKYKHSVSVHQRIHTEGKPYECNQCGNSFTQKVTLIAHQRIHTGDNPYECNQCVKAFTNQRALTAHQRIHTGEKPYKCNQCGKTFRRKETLSVHQRIHTEEKPYECNQCGKTFRQRGTLTIHQRIHTGEKPYKCNQCGKTFTRRQPLTDHQRIHTEEKPYECNQCGKAFRKRGALTVHQKTHTGEKPHKCNQCGQAFRKRASLTGHQRIHTGEKHYEYN